In Sphaeramia orbicularis chromosome 12, fSphaOr1.1, whole genome shotgun sequence, the following proteins share a genomic window:
- the rfx3 gene encoding transcription factor RFX3: MQTPEAGADSTSTVPLQTTVPVQPTGSTQQVPVQQQAQTVQQVQHVYPAQVQYVEENSGVYTNGNIRTYTYSEPQLYSQNSGGSYFDTQGSSSQVSTVVTSHGMTNNGGGGSGGMSMGLAGGQVISSSSGAYLMDNAGPHPATQAARASPATIEMAIETLQKSEGLSSQRSSLLNSHLQWLLDNYETAEGVSLPRSTLYNHYLRHCQEQKLDPVNAASFGKLIRSIFMGLRTRRLGTRGNSKYHYYGIRVKPDSPLNRLQEDMQYMALRQQPVQQKQRFKPVQKFDSGCGENYSGGGQHLPGAAEQTVIAQSQHHQQFLDASRALPDFIELDLGQSNTENISVEDVKALQSLYREHCEAILDVVVNLQFSLIEKLWQTFWRYSPPDSVEGTTVTENSSVSEIEARLPRSQLLVLCRNEAVLKWMSTCDHLMYQALVEILIPDVLRPIPSALTQAIRNFAKSLEGWLNNAMNVIPQRMIQTKIAAVSAFAQTLRRYTSLNHLAQAARAVLQNTSQINQMLSDLNRVDFANVQEQASWVCQCEEGVVQHLEQDFKATLQQQSSLEQWAAWLDNVVTQVLKPYEHRPSFPRAARQFLLKWSFYSSMVIRDLTLRSAASFGSFHLIRLLYDEYMFYLVEHRVAQATGETPIGVMGEFDSLNTLTLTHIDKDEASGMDSDLEEDTEESGEPLAKREKSEHEVIQVIQVGALEDGSHPVVGVVQPGVLHSLPQPPQDHTEHILTPSAGTPTIRHCSATGNTYASV, from the exons ATGCAGACCCCTGAAGCAGGCGCTGACTCCACCTCCACTGTCCCTCTTCAGACCACTGTGCCTGTCCAGCCCACCGGCTCCACCCAGCAGGTGCCTGTCCAGCAGCAG GCCCAGACTGTTCAACAGGTTCAGCATGTTTACCCAGCACAGGTGCAGTATGTGGAGGAAAACAGTGGCGTCTACACCAATGGCAACAT AAGAACCTACACATACTCAGAGCCACAGTTGTACAGCCAGAACAGTGGAGGGAGCTACTTCGACACACAGGGCAGTTCatcacaagtgtccactgtggtgacatCTCATGGCATGACCAACAACGGAGGAGGGGGCAGCGGAGGAATGAGCATGGGCCTGGCAGGGGGTCAGGTAATCAGCAGCAGTTCTGGGGCCTACCTCATGGACAATGCTGGACCCCACCCTGCAACCCAGGCTGCACGAGCTTCCCCAGCAACT ATTGAAATGGCGATTGAGACGCTCCAAAAATCTGAAGGTTTATCCAGTCAGAGAAGCTCGCTGCTCAACAGCCAT CTCCAATGGCTTTTGGACAATTACGAGACAGCTGAGGGTGTAAGTCTGCCTCGATCCACACTCTACAATCATTATTTGCGCCACTGCCAGGAGCAGAAACTAGACCCTGTAAATGCAGCTTCTTTTGGCAAACTCATCCGCTCCATCTTCATGGGCCTCCGTACAAGACGCCTTGGGACAAG GGGGAACTCCAAATATCATTACTATGGTATACGTGTGAAACCAGATTCCCCGCTCAATAGACTTCAAGAAGACATGCAGTATATGGCCCTCAGACAGCAGCCTGTTCAGCAGAAACAAcg TTTCAAGCCAGTGCAGAAGTTTGACAGTGGCTGTGGGGAGAACTACTCAGGTGGAGGCCAGCACCTTCCTGGTGCCGCAGAACAGACAGTCATTGCACAGAGCCAGCACCACCAGCAGTTCTTAG ATGCATCCCGGGCCCTCCCTGACTTCATAGAGCTGGATCTGGGACAGAGCAATACAGAGAACATCAGTGTAGAAGACGTGAAAGCTCTCCAATCCCTTTACAGAGAGCACTGTGAG GCTATCCTGGATGTGGTGGTCAACCTCCAGTTCAGTTTAATTGAGAAGCTATGGCAGACATTCTGGCGATATTCTCCTCCTGACTCTGTAGAGGGCACCACTGTAACAGAAAACAG caGCGTAAGTGAGATTGAAGCACGGCTCCCCCGTTCACAGCTTTTAGTTTTGTGTAGAAATGAAGCTGTACTCAAGTGGATGAGCACCTGTGACCATCTGATGTACCAGGCCCTTGTGGAGATTCTCATCCCTGATGTCCTGAGACCAATTCCCA GTGCCTTGACTCAAGCCATTCGCAACTTTGCCAAAAGCCTGGAAGGTTGGCTCAATAATGCCATGAATGTCATTCCACAGAGAATGATCCAGACCAAG ATTGCCGCTGTTAGTGCCTTTGCGCAAACACTGCGCAGATACACATCTCTGAACCACCTGGCTCAGGCGGCACGTGCTGTGTTGCAAAACACCTCACAAATCAACCAGATGCTGAGTGATCTCAACCGTGTTGACTTTGCCAACGTACAG GAGCAGGCATCATGGGTATGCCAGTGTGAGGAGGGAGTAGTTCAGCACTTGGAGCAGGACTTCAAGGCCACACTACAGCAGCAGAGCTCCCTGGAGCAGTGGGCGGCCTGGCTGGACAACGTGGTCACTCAGGTGCTCAAGCCTTATGAGCATCGGCCCAGCTTCCCCAGGGCGGCACGTCAGTTCTTGCTCAAGTGGTCCTTCTACAG tTCTATGGTAATCAGGGACCTGACCCTACGCAGTGCTGCCAGTTTTGGTTCATTCCACCTAATCCGCCTCCTTTATGACGAGTACATGTTTTACCTTGTTGAACATCGTGTGGCCCAGGCTACTGGCGAGACACCCATAGGTGTCATGGGGGAG tttgACAGCTTGAACACGCTAACCCTCACCCACATCGATAAAG ATGAAGCCAGTGGAATGGACAGTGATCTAGAGGAGGACACGGAGGAATCGGGGGAACCTCTGGCCAAGCGGGAGAAGTCGGAGCACGAGGTAATTCAAGTGATCCAGGTCGGAGCACTGGAGGACGGATCCCACCCTGTAGTGGGCGTGGTCCAGCCCGGCGTCCTCCACTCGCTGCCTCAGCCCCCACAGGACCACACCGAGCACATCCTAACCCCGTCTGCCGGTACACCCACCATCCGCCACTGCAGCGCCACGGGCAACACCTACGCCTCTGTCTGA